Proteins found in one Oncorhynchus mykiss isolate Arlee chromosome 3, USDA_OmykA_1.1, whole genome shotgun sequence genomic segment:
- the cited4b gene encoding cbp/p300-interacting transactivator 4b translates to MADHLMMPMNHSSVGGGLHGYRMGMNGGLQAGHQQHVVPQPGLRALPNGQMMHYGGGPQQQATMEVAMRQRQGMVGPVNGQLNGAQMGHHQMTSGNIMYNNGQAQQQHHPQHHHMSQQQQAQQHPQQQQQYMNGGLTSQQLMASMHLQKLNTQYHGHPLGPMNSNHMGNGAAQYRIGPAQLANMQQMAGPALALNGMDADMIDEEVLTSLVMELGLDRIQELPELFLGQNEFDFISDFVSKQLPSTVSC, encoded by the coding sequence ATGGCAGATCATCTAATGATGCCCATGAACCACAGCTCTGTGGGTGGGGGCCTCCACGGCTACAGAATGGGCATGAACGGAGGCCTGCAGGCAGGCCACCAGCAGCACGTGGTGCCTCAGCCTGGCCTCCGAGCCCTGCCCAATGGCCAGATGATGCACTACGGCGGGGGACCTCAGCAGCAGGCCACCATGGAGGTGGCCATGAGGCAGCGGCAAGGCATGGTGGGGCCCGTGAACGGACAGCTCAACGGGGCTCAGATGGGCCACCACCAAATGACGTCTGGTAACATAATGTACAACAACGGGCAGGCCCAGCAGCAACACCACCCCCAGCACCATCACATGAGCCAGCAACAGCAGGCCCAGCAGCACCCACAGCAACAACAGCAGTATATGAATGGTGGTCTCACGTCCCAGCAGCTCATGGCCAGCATGCATCTGCAAAAACTCAACACCCAGTATCACGGACATCCACTGGGGCCCATGAACAGCAACCACATGGGCAACGGGGCAGCCCAGTACCGCATTGGCCCGGCCCAGCTGGCTAACATGCAGCAGATGGCTGGGCCGGCACTAGCCTTGAACGGCATGGACGCAGACATGATTGACGAGGAGGTTTTGACGTCCCTGGTCATGGAGCTGGGCCTGGACCGCATTCAGGAGCTGCCCGAACTCTTCCTGGGCCAGAACGAGTTTGACTTCATCTCAGACTTTGTGAGCAAACAGCTGCCCAGCACCGTCAGCTGCTGA